From Glycine max cultivar Williams 82 chromosome 11, Glycine_max_v4.0, whole genome shotgun sequence, the proteins below share one genomic window:
- the LOC100802394 gene encoding probable protein phosphatase 2C 63 isoform X2: MLELCRKPLKMCFGGGGNDDDLLWHTDLKPHASGNYSIAVVQANSSLEDQAQVFTSPSATFVGVYDGHGGPEASRFITNHLFSFLRKFATEEGDLSEEVIKKAFEATEEEFLRVVRESWIARPQIASVGSCCLLGAISKGVLYVANLGDSRAVLGRKALEGEVNCGAVVAERLSTDHNVGVEEVRKEVEALHPDDAHIVVCIGGVWRIKGIIQRPVMTAEPSILKRKLKADDLFLIFATDGLWEHLTDEVAVEIISRSPRIGIAKRLVRAALEEVAKKREMRYEDLRKTDKGLRRHFHDDITVIVLYLDHSKESQNGRSKQKGVYDCINTPIDIFSLNSDEADL, encoded by the exons ATGTTGGAGCTGTGCCGCAAGCCACTGAAGATGTGCTTCGGTGGTGGAGGCAACGATGATGACCTCCTCTGGCACACGGACCTTAAGCCCCACGCTTCAGGGAACTACTCAATTGCAGTGGTACAAGCTAATTCATCCTTGGAAGACCAAGCTCAAGTTTTCACCTCTCCCTCCGCAACCTTTGTTGGCGTATACGACGGACACGGTGGTCCTGAAGCTTCCCGTTTCATCACCAACCATCTCTTCTCCTTCCTTCGCA AATTCGCAACCGAGGAAGGTGATTTGTCGGAGGAAGTTATAAAGAAGGCGTTCGAGGCGACCGAGGAGGAGTTTTTGCGTGTAGTGAGGGAATCATGGATTGCGCGGCCACAGATAGCTTCAGTGGGTTCGTGTTGTCTTCTGGGAGCGATTTCAAAGGGAGTTCTTTATGTGGCTAATCTCGGGGATTCGAGGGCGGTTTTGGGTAGGAAAGCGTTGGAAGGAGAGGTGAATTGTGGTGCTGTGGTGGCAGAGCGTTTGTCCACTGATCATAATGTTGGGGTGGAGGAGGTTAGAAAGGAGGTTGAAGCTCTTCACCCTGATGATGCACACATTGTGGTTTGCATTGGTGGAGTTTGGCGAATCAAGGGCATTATTCAG AGACCTGTAATGACAGCTGAACCATCGATATTGAAGCGGAAATTGAAGGCAGATGATCTGTTTTTGATCTTTGCAACAGATGGACTTTGGGAGCATTTAACTGATGAAGTGGCTGTTGAAATCATCTCCAGAAGTCCCAGAATA GGAATAGCAAAACGATTGGTGAGAGCTGCACTAGAAGAGGTtgcaaagaaaagagaaatgagGTATGAGGATCTAAGAAAAACTGATAAAGGTCTAAGGCGTCATTTTCATGATGATATTACAGTGATCGTTCTATATCTCGATCATTCAAAAGAATCTCAAAATGGTAGATCAAAACAAAAAGGAGTTTATGATTGCATTAATACTCCTATTGATATCTTCTCTCTGAACTCAGATGAAGCTGATCTTTAA
- the LOC100802394 gene encoding probable protein phosphatase 2C 78 isoform X1 → MLELCRKPLKMCFGGGGNDDDLLWHTDLKPHASGNYSIAVVQANSSLEDQAQVFTSPSATFVGVYDGHGGPEASRFITNHLFSFLRKFATEEGDLSEEVIKKAFEATEEEFLRVVRESWIARPQIASVGSCCLLGAISKGVLYVANLGDSRAVLGRKALEGEVNCGAVVAERLSTDHNVGVEEVRKEVEALHPDDAHIVVCIGGVWRIKGIIQVSRSIGDVYLKKPEFDTNPLFQQFVCPLYLKRPVMTAEPSILKRKLKADDLFLIFATDGLWEHLTDEVAVEIISRSPRIGIAKRLVRAALEEVAKKREMRYEDLRKTDKGLRRHFHDDITVIVLYLDHSKESQNGRSKQKGVYDCINTPIDIFSLNSDEADL, encoded by the exons ATGTTGGAGCTGTGCCGCAAGCCACTGAAGATGTGCTTCGGTGGTGGAGGCAACGATGATGACCTCCTCTGGCACACGGACCTTAAGCCCCACGCTTCAGGGAACTACTCAATTGCAGTGGTACAAGCTAATTCATCCTTGGAAGACCAAGCTCAAGTTTTCACCTCTCCCTCCGCAACCTTTGTTGGCGTATACGACGGACACGGTGGTCCTGAAGCTTCCCGTTTCATCACCAACCATCTCTTCTCCTTCCTTCGCA AATTCGCAACCGAGGAAGGTGATTTGTCGGAGGAAGTTATAAAGAAGGCGTTCGAGGCGACCGAGGAGGAGTTTTTGCGTGTAGTGAGGGAATCATGGATTGCGCGGCCACAGATAGCTTCAGTGGGTTCGTGTTGTCTTCTGGGAGCGATTTCAAAGGGAGTTCTTTATGTGGCTAATCTCGGGGATTCGAGGGCGGTTTTGGGTAGGAAAGCGTTGGAAGGAGAGGTGAATTGTGGTGCTGTGGTGGCAGAGCGTTTGTCCACTGATCATAATGTTGGGGTGGAGGAGGTTAGAAAGGAGGTTGAAGCTCTTCACCCTGATGATGCACACATTGTGGTTTGCATTGGTGGAGTTTGGCGAATCAAGGGCATTATTCAG GTCTCAAGATCAATTGGAGATGTTTACCTAAAGAAACCAGAATTTGACACTAATCCTCTGTTTCAACAATTTGTATGTCCACTATACTTGAAGAGACCTGTAATGACAGCTGAACCATCGATATTGAAGCGGAAATTGAAGGCAGATGATCTGTTTTTGATCTTTGCAACAGATGGACTTTGGGAGCATTTAACTGATGAAGTGGCTGTTGAAATCATCTCCAGAAGTCCCAGAATA GGAATAGCAAAACGATTGGTGAGAGCTGCACTAGAAGAGGTtgcaaagaaaagagaaatgagGTATGAGGATCTAAGAAAAACTGATAAAGGTCTAAGGCGTCATTTTCATGATGATATTACAGTGATCGTTCTATATCTCGATCATTCAAAAGAATCTCAAAATGGTAGATCAAAACAAAAAGGAGTTTATGATTGCATTAATACTCCTATTGATATCTTCTCTCTGAACTCAGATGAAGCTGATCTTTAA
- the LOC102666920 gene encoding putative vacuolar protein sorting-associated protein 13B — protein sequence MATNCTQWEKMLHLKEEEEGKEEEEEEIEALSLCDLPVNLIGHEDQSKAKPDSQINETQEEDFDFRLWSGPFSTEPEMCAADEVFFQGQILPLHLSLKRCESLDHVSVREFCSNSSSSSIRSQNSSSSSSSTTTTTTPIISETRIQNQNQNHFLTHPSPQRQLKVTVPRQTSFGNHGRKSSAWDFLRLGVVPAPEIALQDLKVRSTNGVNKNHTARSNSMGSNNSNANANGTVKTSYSGKTKNHVFKKIGGFWSGCKYSVETVQQSDMVMIKGGTKSANTTESATHAAKEKVLERKRQKHRQKQGKRTMSRRRTFEWIKELSHVSYPDEEALLS from the coding sequence ATGGCGACAAATTGTACTCAGTGGGAAAAAATGCTACACTtgaaagaagaagaggagggaaaggaggaagaagaagaagaaatagaagCATTGTCACTTTGCGATCTTCCTGTCAATCTGATCGGCCACGAAGACCAATCAAAAGCAAAACCAGATTCTCAAATCAATGAAACCCAAGAAGAGGATTTCGATTTCCGCTTATGGAGTGGCCCCTTTTCCACAGAACCAGAAATGTGTGCTGCAGATGAAGTTTTCTTCCAAGGCCAAATTCTCCCATTGCATCTCTCACTTAAGCGATGTGAATCCTTGGACCACGTTTCCGTGAGAGAATTTTGTAGCAATAGCAGTAGCAGCAGCATTAGAAGCCAGAATTCATCTAGTAGCAGCTCCTCCACCACAACCACTACAACCCCAATAATTTCCGAAACAagaattcaaaatcaaaatcaaaatcatttccTCACGCATCCAAGTCCCCAACGTCAGTTGAAGGTAACCGTTCCAAGACAAACAAGCTTCGGCAATCACGGTAGAAAATCATCAGCATGGGACTTTTTGCGTCTGGGTGTGGTGCCTGCACCAGAGATAGCATTGCAAGATCTCAAGGTTCGTAGTACCAATGGTGTTAATAAAAACCACACAGCTCGCAGCAATAGCATGGGCAGCAACAATAGCAACGCCAATGCTAATGGCACCGTGAAAACGAGTTACAGCGGTAAGACAAAAAATCAcgttttcaaaaaaattggtGGCTTTTGGAGTGGTTGCAAATATTCTGTTGAAACAGTGCAACAATCGGACATGGTCATGATTAAGGGTGGTACTAAAAGCGCCAACACGACAGAAAGCGCAACGCACGCCGCGAAAGAAAAAGTGCTCGAAAGGAAGAGGCAGAAACACAGACAAAAGCAGGGAAAGAGGACCATGTCGCGTCGTCGAACGTTTGAATGGATAAAGGAGCTTTCGCATGTAAGCTATCCCGATGAAGAGGCTttgttatcttaa
- the LOC100780802 gene encoding probable esterase KAI2 codes for MGIAAEAHNVKILGSGTEYIVLAHGFGTDQSVWKHFVPYLVDNFRVILYDNMGAGTTNPDYFDFERHSILEGYASDLLAILEELQVESCIFVGHSVSAMIGAIASISRPDLFTKLIMVGASPRYLNDVEYYGGFEQEDLDQLFDAMAANYKAWCYGFAPLAVGGDMESVAVQEFSRTLFNMRPDIALIVSRTIFQSDMRQILSLVSVPCHIIQAEKDMAVPMMISEYLHQHIGAESIVEVMATDGHLPQLSSPDTVIPVLLKHIQLDIEARR; via the exons ATGGGGATAGCAGCTGAAGCTCATAACGTGAAGATTTTGGGATCAGGCACTGAATATATAGTTCTGGCTCATGGATTTGGCACGGACCAGTCTGTGTGGAAACACTTTGTACCTTATCTCGTCGACAATTTCCGTGTCATTCTCTACGACAACATGGGCGCGGGTACCACTAACCCTGACTACTTCGACTTTGAGCGCCACTCGATCTTAGAAGGTTATGCCTCTGATTTGCTTGCCATTTTAGAAGAGCTCCAAGTTGAGTCTTGCATTTTTGTTGGCCACTCTGTTTCCGCAATGATTGGCGCTATTGCTTCTATTTCTCGCCCCGATCTCTTTACCAAACTCATCATGGTTGGCGCTTCCCCCAG GTATTTGAACGACGTGGAATACTATGGAGGATTTGAGCAGGAAGATCTAGACCAATTATTCGACGCAATGGCGGCGAATTACAAAGCATGGTGCTATGGGTTTGCTCCTTTGGCTGTGGGTGGGGACATGGAGTCTGTTGCAGTGCAGGAGTTTAGTCGAACGTTGTTCAACATGCGGCCAGACATAGCGCTGATTGTGTCACGGACCATTTTTCAAAGCGACATGAGGCAGATTCTGAGCCTTGTTTCTGTCCCCTGCCACATCATACAAGCTGAGAAAGACATGGCTGTTCCGATGATGATCTCGGAGTACCTCCACCAACACATTGGTGCCGAGTCCATCGTGGAGGTCATGGCAACTGATGGTCATTTGCCGCAGTTAAGCTCGCCGGATACCGTTATTCCGGTGCTGCTCAAACACATTCAACTTGATATTGAGGCAAGAAGGTAG